A region from the Onthophagus taurus isolate NC chromosome 8, IU_Otau_3.0, whole genome shotgun sequence genome encodes:
- the LOC111425207 gene encoding arginine kinase isoform X3, protein MFTLWYSVLSWKEYRKSDIMVDQAVLDKLEAGFKKLEASDSKSLLKKYLTKEVFDNLKTKKTSFGSSLLDVIQSGVENPDSGVGIYAPDAESYTVFADLFDPIIEDYHGGFKKTDNHPPKNWGDVNTFGNLDPAGEYVVSTRVRCGRSMEGYPFNPCLTEEQYKEMEQKVSTTLSGLEGELKGTFYPLTGMSKDVQQKLIDDHFLFKEGDRFLQAANACRFWPTGRGIYHNDNKTFLVWCNEEDHLRLISMQMGGDLGEVYRRLVTAVNDIEKRIPFSHNDRLGFLTFCPTNLGTTVRASVHIKVPKLAANKAKLEEVAAKYNLQVRGTRGEHTEAEGGIYDISNKRRMGLTEFDAVKEMYDGIAEIIKIEKEL, encoded by the exons AAAATCTGACATAATGGTTGATCAAGCAGTTTTGGATAAATTGGAAGCTGGCTTCAAAAAATTGGAGGCCAGCGATTCCAAATCGCTCCTCAAGAAGTACTTGACCAAGGAGGTCTTCGACAACCTTAAGACCAAGAAAACTTCTTTTGGTTCATCCCTTCTCGATGTAATCCAATCtg gTGTTGAAAATCCGGATTCCGGCGTCGGTATCTACGCCCCCGATGCTGAATCCTACACCGTTTTTGCCGACTTATTCGACCCGATCATCGAAGACTACCACGGTGGTTTCAAGAAAACTGATAATCACCCACCCAAGAACTGGGGTGATGTTAACACCTTCGGCAATCTTGACCCAGCCGGCGAATACGTTGTTTCAACTCGCGTTCGTTGCGGCCGTTCCATGGAAGGTTATCCATTCAACCCATGCTTAACTGAAGAACAATACAAAGAAATGGAACAAAAAGTTTCGACAACTCTCTCTGGACTTGAAGGCGAATTGAAGGGAACCTTCTACCCGTTAACTGGAATGAGCAAAGATGTTCAACAAAAACTCATCGATGATCACTTCTTATTCAAAGAAGGTGACCGTTTCTTGCAAGCTGCCAACGCGTGCCGTTTCTGGCCAACTGGGCGTGGTATTTACCACAACGACAACAAAACCTTCTTGGTATGGTGTAACGAAGAAGATCATCTTCGTCTTATTTCCATGCAAATGGGTGGCGATTTGGGAGAAGTTTACAGACGTCTCGTAACTGCTGTTAATGATATCGAAAAACGTATTCCCTTCTCTCATAACGATAGATTGGGCTTCTTAACTTTCTGCCCAACCAACTTGGGTACAACTGTACGCGCTTCCGTACACATTAAAGTACCAAAACTTGCCGCTAACAAAGCCAAACTTGAAGAAGTCGCTGCCAAGTACAACTTGCAAGTCCGCGGTACTCGCGGTGAACACACCGAAGCCGAAGGTGGTATTTACGATATCTCTAACAAGAGGCGTATGGGTTTGACTGAATTCGATGCTGTCAAAGAGATGTACGATGGCATCGCCGAGATCATCAAGATTGAAAAAgagttgtaa
- the LOC111425207 gene encoding arginine kinase isoform X2 has product MGGCTSKDSPKKAKEEQKSGKSDIMVDQAVLDKLEAGFKKLEASDSKSLLKKYLTKEVFDNLKTKKTSFGSSLLDVIQSGVENPDSGVGIYAPDAESYTVFADLFDPIIEDYHGGFKKTDNHPPKNWGDVNTFGNLDPAGEYVVSTRVRCGRSMEGYPFNPCLTEEQYKEMEQKVSTTLSGLEGELKGTFYPLTGMSKDVQQKLIDDHFLFKEGDRFLQAANACRFWPTGRGIYHNDNKTFLVWCNEEDHLRLISMQMGGDLGEVYRRLVTAVNDIEKRIPFSHNDRLGFLTFCPTNLGTTVRASVHIKVPKLAANKAKLEEVAAKYNLQVRGTRGEHTEAEGGIYDISNKRRMGLTEFDAVKEMYDGIAEIIKIEKEL; this is encoded by the exons atgggCGGTTGCACATCAAAGGACAGCCCCAAAAAGGCTAAAGAAGAACAAAAATCAGG AAAATCTGACATAATGGTTGATCAAGCAGTTTTGGATAAATTGGAAGCTGGCTTCAAAAAATTGGAGGCCAGCGATTCCAAATCGCTCCTCAAGAAGTACTTGACCAAGGAGGTCTTCGACAACCTTAAGACCAAGAAAACTTCTTTTGGTTCATCCCTTCTCGATGTAATCCAATCtg gTGTTGAAAATCCGGATTCCGGCGTCGGTATCTACGCCCCCGATGCTGAATCCTACACCGTTTTTGCCGACTTATTCGACCCGATCATCGAAGACTACCACGGTGGTTTCAAGAAAACTGATAATCACCCACCCAAGAACTGGGGTGATGTTAACACCTTCGGCAATCTTGACCCAGCCGGCGAATACGTTGTTTCAACTCGCGTTCGTTGCGGCCGTTCCATGGAAGGTTATCCATTCAACCCATGCTTAACTGAAGAACAATACAAAGAAATGGAACAAAAAGTTTCGACAACTCTCTCTGGACTTGAAGGCGAATTGAAGGGAACCTTCTACCCGTTAACTGGAATGAGCAAAGATGTTCAACAAAAACTCATCGATGATCACTTCTTATTCAAAGAAGGTGACCGTTTCTTGCAAGCTGCCAACGCGTGCCGTTTCTGGCCAACTGGGCGTGGTATTTACCACAACGACAACAAAACCTTCTTGGTATGGTGTAACGAAGAAGATCATCTTCGTCTTATTTCCATGCAAATGGGTGGCGATTTGGGAGAAGTTTACAGACGTCTCGTAACTGCTGTTAATGATATCGAAAAACGTATTCCCTTCTCTCATAACGATAGATTGGGCTTCTTAACTTTCTGCCCAACCAACTTGGGTACAACTGTACGCGCTTCCGTACACATTAAAGTACCAAAACTTGCCGCTAACAAAGCCAAACTTGAAGAAGTCGCTGCCAAGTACAACTTGCAAGTCCGCGGTACTCGCGGTGAACACACCGAAGCCGAAGGTGGTATTTACGATATCTCTAACAAGAGGCGTATGGGTTTGACTGAATTCGATGCTGTCAAAGAGATGTACGATGGCATCGCCGAGATCATCAAGATTGAAAAAgagttgtaa
- the LOC111425207 gene encoding arginine kinase isoform X4, translating into MVDQAVLDKLEAGFKKLEASDSKSLLKKYLTKEVFDNLKTKKTSFGSSLLDVIQSGVENPDSGVGIYAPDAESYTVFADLFDPIIEDYHGGFKKTDNHPPKNWGDVNTFGNLDPAGEYVVSTRVRCGRSMEGYPFNPCLTEEQYKEMEQKVSTTLSGLEGELKGTFYPLTGMSKDVQQKLIDDHFLFKEGDRFLQAANACRFWPTGRGIYHNDNKTFLVWCNEEDHLRLISMQMGGDLGEVYRRLVTAVNDIEKRIPFSHNDRLGFLTFCPTNLGTTVRASVHIKVPKLAANKAKLEEVAAKYNLQVRGTRGEHTEAEGGIYDISNKRRMGLTEFDAVKEMYDGIAEIIKIEKEL; encoded by the exons ATGGTTGATCAAGCAGTTTTGGATAAATTGGAAGCTGGCTTCAAAAAATTGGAGGCCAGCGATTCCAAATCGCTCCTCAAGAAGTACTTGACCAAGGAGGTCTTCGACAACCTTAAGACCAAGAAAACTTCTTTTGGTTCATCCCTTCTCGATGTAATCCAATCtg gTGTTGAAAATCCGGATTCCGGCGTCGGTATCTACGCCCCCGATGCTGAATCCTACACCGTTTTTGCCGACTTATTCGACCCGATCATCGAAGACTACCACGGTGGTTTCAAGAAAACTGATAATCACCCACCCAAGAACTGGGGTGATGTTAACACCTTCGGCAATCTTGACCCAGCCGGCGAATACGTTGTTTCAACTCGCGTTCGTTGCGGCCGTTCCATGGAAGGTTATCCATTCAACCCATGCTTAACTGAAGAACAATACAAAGAAATGGAACAAAAAGTTTCGACAACTCTCTCTGGACTTGAAGGCGAATTGAAGGGAACCTTCTACCCGTTAACTGGAATGAGCAAAGATGTTCAACAAAAACTCATCGATGATCACTTCTTATTCAAAGAAGGTGACCGTTTCTTGCAAGCTGCCAACGCGTGCCGTTTCTGGCCAACTGGGCGTGGTATTTACCACAACGACAACAAAACCTTCTTGGTATGGTGTAACGAAGAAGATCATCTTCGTCTTATTTCCATGCAAATGGGTGGCGATTTGGGAGAAGTTTACAGACGTCTCGTAACTGCTGTTAATGATATCGAAAAACGTATTCCCTTCTCTCATAACGATAGATTGGGCTTCTTAACTTTCTGCCCAACCAACTTGGGTACAACTGTACGCGCTTCCGTACACATTAAAGTACCAAAACTTGCCGCTAACAAAGCCAAACTTGAAGAAGTCGCTGCCAAGTACAACTTGCAAGTCCGCGGTACTCGCGGTGAACACACCGAAGCCGAAGGTGGTATTTACGATATCTCTAACAAGAGGCGTATGGGTTTGACTGAATTCGATGCTGTCAAAGAGATGTACGATGGCATCGCCGAGATCATCAAGATTGAAAAAgagttgtaa